The following DNA comes from Pseudorasbora parva isolate DD20220531a chromosome 8, ASM2467924v1, whole genome shotgun sequence.
TTAATTGTGGACAGCGCTGACTCATATGTCTCTGATCTAAGTGTGTGTTTTCTAAGCTCATCACAAAGTGTCTGTAATTGGGCTTGAATTCTTAGAGATTAGAACAAACTGTGAGTCATGTCTGCACAGGGGCCGTCATTTCATTAAAGCATTGCACAGCTGGTGAGCAATACCAATTCATGGCTGATGCTATTTCAAGAATTTGAGCTCCTGCACCTTTTCTGGGATAAATAAATAGTGCACAGATATGATTATCATGTTTCATATAAATGGATGTATTTCATTTTCTCATGTTCTAGTTGCATTGAAGACTTTTCCCAGCACTAGTCCCTGAGGTATAAGAATAGTTTCCTATAGGCTTTCAATTTTGCTCCTGGTTTTACATTCAATTCTTACCATAGAAGCAAGAACAGGGAGGAAAAGAGTTGCTGTGGCCACGTTGCTGGTGCATTCAGTGAAAACAGCAATTAAGAGGCACAGGATGATAACAATGGCCCAGGGAGGGATACTGTGTAGGGGAGTCAATTGGTTTCCCATCCATCTGGATAGACCTGACTCCTGGGatacaaaaatatgaaaagttATTCactattttattcataatgatGATTACATCAACACATCcgtatattttcaaaaagaaaaaaaggattcTTTGTAATGAGAAAAAGATTTTTCTCATTAATATCGCATGCCTTTTCTTACTATGTTGCTTTACAGAAATTACCCAAGATACTCTACAAAAAGTGAATTATGTCTATCAACAGCACTGTCTATAAACTGACTTCTTGTTTATCAAGATGAAATTCAATctttattttgaagaaaaaaaacctaaGAGCACAACCATAACTTGATGAGAtattaatgatgaaaaattaTTTTCCACCTGTAGACACCTGTAAATCATTTATTCCTGAATTACAAACAtcaataattaatttttttaatgacgtTTGATCATTTCATCTTATTAAATGCGAAATAAGTTTTGTATACAATGCTGTGGATAGGTATCATGACCTTTTTGCAGAGTATAGGTGAGACACAGAGTAACTTCTAAACATAGTAAGAAAAATGGGACTAAAAATTAGAAAACCACAAATACAACACTCTTCAATCTTACACTTATTTTTTACTCAAAACCAGATTCCAGATTTATTAACAGGTATTGCGTTGAAGTTGTCCTTTTTATGCATGCAGTTATAACTGCTTATCAAGGATTTATGATGCATTTATAAATGAGTTATTAGACATTAACTAACACCTCTATAAATCCTTTACAAAGGGAgccttaatgtaaagtgttactgtttttgttgtttactgTAATTATTGTATGTTTCaattatatttgtaaatgttTAGAGGCCAGTTTTATGACAGACATTGTTTAAATGATTATATATTGACAGTGGTTTGGAGAAACACAATaaccagggctggactggtaatctggcataacgggcatttgcccggtgggccgacgcactttggggccagtagtgttttaaaaaaactttttttttttttgtaccactgacaacatgcagcgacagcggcccattggtttgttggctgggtttgccagggtcgaattttagccccagtccagccctgacaATAACTGCCATTTTAAAGCAGAGACTCTCACCTCGCTACCTTTAGCCAGCGCAAATCCTCCACCTAGAAGCAAAACTATGTTCCAGGGTAACTTCTTTTGAGCTACTTTCCAGAAGAGCAGAGCTGTACTGGGTGCCGAAGAGAGCTGAGGGtctatgaatgaatgaatgaatgaatgaatccaAACTCTCAGTCGTCCAACATCTGACAGGCTACAGAGTTTTCAATTTTAGACCTTTTTGTTGTGTAAAATATTTCTCACCTGTTTCAGAGCTAGTTGATGACCAAAAGCAAAGCCGGGGTGGTTTTGATGGAAGAATGAAGAGCAACATGGCAATGAAGACTGCAACTGTAGCATCTGTCACATATCTGAACGCATgtaatattaaacatcaaaattattattactccccccaaaaatgtaataataactaaatatatttgaatactTTTTAAagaattcatttaaaaaaaaattttttaatgaTCTAAGACTACATCTTACTCTGCTTTAGTGTTAAAGGTATGTGTTGCCCATCCTGCCACAAATCCAGGATCTCGAGTAAACCACAGCACCACAAGCAAACTGAAGAGAGCCAGAACGCTGAGTTCACCAAAACACATTGGCCCCAGCAGAAGATGCTGCTCCCGGATCACATTATAGGCGGCTATTTCCTTCTCGGACTTTACCGCCCCACATCCCCATGTCTTCCTAATGCTGGAGAAGTGAACAAAATGCTTCATGAAAGGAATGGAAAAAGCAATGGTGAAATCTACAAAAGTGATTATATTTCATACTTGAATCCCATGAAAATGAACTGAAGATACAGCCAAGCTATCGTCAacatgatgatcatgttggggaAAGCAAACCCAAACCATGAGGCGAAGTTGATGACATCACCATTCTCAGGAAATAATCTGGATGAAGATTAAGCAAACGGTTCAGTTACTTGAAACCACTTTTTCCCCCCAAAGTGTTAATACTCACTGGTTCATCTGACCCTTAAGTACTAGGTTAGGTCCAGTGCCTGTGAGTGTGGCCGTTCCCCCAATGCTGGCAGCatagcacacacacagagtcatgCCTTTAGCCATGAGCCGCTTTTCTGCTGACTCCTTTTGCTTGGCCTCTGCTGAGACGTCCAGTATGCGCAACACCACTAAGAAATAGGGAATATacttaaaagggatagttcatcagtttaaaagtgaattcaaaagtttggggttggaaAGACTATTTAATGATGCATTAtgctcttatgctcaccaagactgcatttatttgatacagCAAAAATAgttacagtggggcaaaaaaagtatttagtcagccaccaattgtgcaaatTCTCATACTTAAAAGATGAGAGAggtctgtaattttcatcataggtacacttttttttctatgagagaaagaatgaaggaaaaaaatcaaatccagaaaatcacattgtctgatttttgaagaagttatttgcaaattattctggtaaataagtatttggtcacctacaaacagacatgtaacttttttatcagtataaaagacatctgtccacaacctcaaacagtcagactccaaactccactatggccaagaccaaaaagctgtcaaaggacaccagaaacaacattgtagacctgcaccaggctgggaagattAAATCTGTAATAGATAAGCaacttggtgtgaagaaatcacctgtgggagcaattattagaaaagggaagacatacaagaccactgataatctcccttgaTCTGGGGCTCAACGCAAGATCTCACTCTGTTAGGGTCAATATGATCACAAGAATGGTGAGCAAAAAATCCCAGCACCACATAAAGCTGgaaccaaagtaacaaaggctactatcagtaacacactaagccaccagggactcaaatcctgcagtgccagacctgtccccctgcttaaaccagtaCATGTCCGGGGCCCCTCTAAAGTtagctagagagcatttgatgatccagaagaggattgggagaatgtcatatggtcagatgaaaccaaaatataacttgtgtttggaggagaaataatgctgagttgcaccatacctactgttaaCCATGCGAAAACatcattgaagatgaaacatggCTGGATCTTTCAGCATGATGATTCCAAACACACCACCCGGGCAACGAAGGAGTGGtctcgtaagaagcatttcaaggtcctggagtggcctagccagtctccagatctcaaccccatagaaaatctttggaggaaTTTGTATTACCCAGTGACAGCCTCAAAATATCACTGCTATAGAGGAGATTTGCATGAAGGAATAGGTCACACTACTaacaacagtgtgtaaaaaccttgtggtaacttacagaaaacatttgacctctgtcattgccataAAAAAAGTATTAGGATGAACTTTCATTATTgaccaaatatttattttccaccataattagcaaattaatacattaataaaaatcagacaatgtgaatTTCTGTAATTCTGTCTCTCaaagttgaagtgtacctatgatgaaaattacagcctctctcatctttttaagtgggagaacttgcacaactCTCTCATCtgtttaagtgg
Coding sequences within:
- the slc13a5b gene encoding Na(+)/citrate cotransporter, translating into MFPMLKSIWNLKNGIVLFLTPLILLPLPVVINTREASCAYVIILMAVYWCTEALPLAVTSLLPAVLFPMLGIMQSKMVCMQYLKDTNMLFVGGLMVAVAVEHWNLHKRIALRVLLIVGVRPALLMLGFMGVTAFLSMWISNTATTAMMVPIVQAVLEQLNKQETEASQMTCGEERPQAPEAEYKETAKDRDREVVLRILDVSAEAKQKESAEKRLMAKGMTLCVCYAASIGGTATLTGTGPNLVLKGQMNQLFPENGDVINFASWFGFAFPNMIIMLTIAWLYLQFIFMGFNIRKTWGCGAVKSEKEIAAYNVIREQHLLLGPMCFGELSVLALFSLLVVLWFTRDPGFVAGWATHTFNTKAEYVTDATVAVFIAMLLFILPSKPPRLCFWSSTSSETDPQLSSAPSTALLFWKVAQKKLPWNIVLLLGGGFALAKGSEESGLSRWMGNQLTPLHSIPPWAIVIILCLLIAVFTECTSNVATATLFLPVLASMSQSVGINPLYVMVPCTLSASFAFMLPVATPPNAIVFSYGYLKVSDMAKTGMMMNVIGIVCITLAINTWGKAMFNLGSFPAWANQTLI